The Streptomyces sp. NBC_01439 genome contains the following window.
CCCACCGGGTGGAGCGGTAGCCGGGGTGCCGGTCGGCGGCGAGGAGCACGGGGGCGACGCCGGTGATGGACTCCAGCTGCCGCTCGGCGCCTTCGAGGGCGTACTGGGTGGCGAGGTCGTCCATGTCGCCGATGTGGGCGGACAGCCAGGCCCGGCGCCCTTCGCCGAGGCAGAAGGTGTTCTTCAGGTCCCCGCCCGCGGCGAGGCTCGCGGGGACGGGCACCGGCAGGGTCAACGGGAGCGGGGCGTATCCGCGCGAGCGGCGTACGGTCAGCGTCTCCCCGTCGCACACCCGCACCACGGAGTCATCGCACGGCACGTGGATGGGGCGGTCGTGCGTGAGCCATCCGTCGGCGAGGTCGGCGAGCCGTTCCAGGGCCTCGTCGTCGTCGGTGACGATGGGCTCCCCCGCGAGGTTCCCGCTGGTCATGACGAGCAGCCGGGGGCCCGGGGGATCCCCGGGCAGGCCGAGCAGCAGGTGGTGGACGGGGGTGTACGGGAGCATCACGCCGAGGTCGGGAGCGCCGGGGGCGACCCCGTCCGGGCCGCCCGCACCGGCACGCCGGCGGAGCAGCACGATGGGCCGTACGCCGCCGGTGAGGAGGGCGCGTTCCTCCGGGCCGATGTGTGCGAACCGTTCGACGTCTGCGAGGTCGCAGGCCATCAGGGCGAAGGGCTTGTCCCCGCGCGCCTTGCGCCGGCGCAGCTCGGCCACCGCGCCCGCGTCGGTGGCGTCGCAGGCCAGGTGGTAGCCGCCCAGGCCCTTGACAGCGAGGATCGCCCCGGCCACCAGGAGCCGCCGGGCCCCGGCCACCGGGTCGGCGCCGGCGCGCTCGCGGGGCGGCCGCCCCGTGAGCAGCCTGAGGCGGGGACCGCAGGACGGGCAGGCGACCGGCTGGGCGTGGAAGCGGCGGTCGGCCGGGTCCCCGTACTCGCGGGCGCAGTCGGGACACATGGGGAACGGGGCCATCGTGGTGTGGGTGCGGTCGTACGGCAGCCCGGTGACGATGGTGAACCGCGGCCCGCAATGGGTGCAGGTGATGAAGGGGTGCCGGTGGCGCCGGTCGGCCGGGTCGGCCAGTTCGGCGAGGCAGTCGGTGCAGGTGGCCACGTCCGGGGAGACCAGCGTGCGGGCGGGGCCGCCGGTCCGGGAGGCGATGATGGTGAATCCGGTGCCGCCCGCGACGGGGACCTCCCGGTGCTCGACGGCGTCGACGACGGCCAGCGGGGGTGCGTCCGCCGCGAGCCGTTCGCAGAACCGCGACACCGCCGCCGGGGCGCCCTCGACCTCCGCGACGACGCCCTCGGGGGTGTTGGTGACGTGCCCGGCCAGGCCCAGTCCGGTCGCACGGGTGTAGACGTAGGGCCGGAAGCCGACGCCCTGGACCACGCCCCGGACCGTGACCCGGCGCCGCTGCACCGCCTCCATCAGCGGGTCTGCGCGACCGTGTGGACGTGCGGGTGATCGTGGTCATGACCGTGACCGTGGTCGTGGTCGTGGTCGTGGTCCGCGTCGTGGTCGTGCTCGTGCTCGTGGTCAAGGTCCGCGTCGTGGTCGTGCTCGTGCTCGTGGTCAAGGTCCGCGTCGTGCTCGTGGTCGTGGTCGTGACCGGGCTCGTGAGCATGGCCCTGGACGTAGCCGTGCTCGTGGCCGTGGCCGTGTTCGTTGCCGTGGCCGTGTTCGTGCGCCTGCTGCTGACGGGCCATCACCGGTGTGTGCGTCCCGGTGCCCGCCCCGGCGGCCAGCGCCCGGTCGAGCAGGACGCCCAGGCCCGCACCCGCGCGCGCCGAGGTGAGCACCACCTCCACACCGGGATTGACCTGCTCGACGTTGGCGCGGAAGGCGGCCTCGTCGAACTCGACGGCCCGCGCGATGTCGGTCTTGGTGACCACCACCAGTTGGGCCAGTCCGAAGGCGGTCGGATACTTCAGCGGCTTGTCCTCGCCCTCGGTCACCGAGGCGAGCACCACCCGCAGCGATTCCCCCAGGTCGTAGCCGGCCGGGCAGACCAGGTTGCCCACGTTCTCCACGAAGAGCAGCCGGGTGTCCTCGGGGAGCCAGCCGTCCAGGTGCCGGCCGAGCATCGCGGCCTCCAGGTGGCAGAGCCCGTCGGTGAGGACCTGCTTGACCGGTACGCCCGAACGGGCCAGCCGCAGCGCGTCGTTCTCGGTGGCCAGGTCGGCCGTCAACGCGGCCACGGGTACGCCCCGCTCCCGCGCGAGGAGCAGTTCGCGCTCCAGCAGCGCCGTCTTGCCGCTGCCGGGGCTGGAGAGCAGGTTGACCACCGTCGTGCCGCGGGCGGTGAGTTCGGTGCGCAGGACCTGGGCGGTGGCGTCGTTCTTGGCGAGCACCGCCTGCCGCAGATCGACCATTCGACACATGGTTCAGGCCTCCTCGGAAATCGGTTCGCGGGTGGGTGCACCGGCGGAGCCGTCTTCCCAGTGCACGCTGAGGATCTCCAGCTCACGGCCCGAGAGCAGTTCCACTTCGGTGGCCCTGCCGCATCCGGGGCAGCACAGTTCGGGGGGCATGCCCACCGCCCAGGTGCCGGGGCAGGAGCCGCAGCGGGCGCGGGCCGTCACCGGCTCCGTGACGAGTTCGGCGCCTTCGAGGACCGTTCCGGCGCAGGCCAGTTCGAAACAGAAGGCCAGGGCGTCGGGGACCACCCCCGCCAGCTCACCGACCCGCAGCCGTACGGAGGTGACGGCCTGTGCGCCGCCCGACCGGGCCGCCTCTTCCACCTGGCCCACGACGGCCATGGCGATCGACATCTCGTGCATCGGACTCCGTCCTGCCGGGGCTCATTGAACCGGCGGGACGGAGTCCGTGCGGTCGGGCACGCCGGTGCGCGGTGCGCCCCGTACGCCATTCGGGCGCGCGGGTATCGACCCGTGCCCGGGGCCGGCCCCGGGGCGCTCCCATGGCCGCTCCCATGGCTGCCTCGGGGCCTCCCGGGGTGGTGTCACATCCGGCGCATGCGCAGGTAGCGCCGGAGGTCGGGGAGGATCTGCAGCAGGACGGCGGTGGCGGCGGCGGCCGCGGCCCCGACGACGAAGACCTTCTTCACGGTGTTCTCCTCAGTTCGCGGCCGGGCCGGTCGGTTTCGTCGTGGGTCCGGCCGTGGATCAGGTCCAGGGCCGTGCGTACGGCCTCCGGTACGGCGGCGGCCACGGGTGCGCTCAGTCCGATGCCCTCCTCGGTGCCGGCCGGTTCGCAGCCGAGCACCAGCGTGCGCCGCGGTGGGGTGGCTCCGGTCCCGGCGCACAGGGTGTCCAGCAGCGCGAGGACGGCGTCGGGGGACATGTGGTGGCCGTCGAGGACGGGCGGCGGTGCCGGGGCGCCGGCCGGGCCGGCGCCCGCTCCGTCGTCGGCCTCGATCAGGTAGAGGGTGCCCGGCTCGCCACCGCGTGCGGTGGCGTCGACCAGCAGGAGCGTGTCGTAGCCGTCGAGGAGCTGGTAGGCGAGGTGGACGCCGCGCACGCCGAAGTCCACCACCTCGACCCCGTCGGGCAGGGGGTGCTCGGCCAGCGCCCGGACGGTCTCGACTCCGAAGCCGTCGTCGCCGAGGAAGACGTTGCCGATGCCCGCGATCAGGACCCGCTCGTTCACGCGTCCTCCAGGGGGGTGACCTCGTCGGGCTGGAAGTAGAGGAACCTGCCCTGTTCCCGCCGGATGTCCGCGCCCGGGTCGTCCTCCACGGTGACAGCGAGGTGCACTCCCCCGTCGACGTCGTGCAGGACGGCCTCGACCAGCGCGGTACGACCCTGCAGGAACAGGTCCTGGGCGTCGGTGCGGCGCAGTCCGGGGCGGAGCAGGACGCGGCTGCCGGGGCCCACCGGGGCGCCGTCGACGGCGATCCGGTCACGGGCCGGGTCCGCGGGGTCCGCCCGGGCCGGGTCCCACCAGGGGGTGTCGGGCCGGAACACCGCCTCTTCGGAAGTGAGTTCGGGGAGTTCGGGGAGTTCGGTGAGCAGTGGCGGCTGCTCCGGGCCAATGACCTCCCGCAGGGCGCGCACCGCGCCGTGCAGCCGCTCCAGCACCTCGGGGGGCATCGAGTCGGCGAGGTCGATCACGGCGGCCGCCCGCGGATCGGTGCCGCGGGCCTCGCGCTTCTCCTGCTCGGTCAGGGCGGCCGTGCGCAGGGCGAGGATCTCGTCGATCTCGAGGGCGTCGTACATGGCGCCCGCGCTCTCGGGGGCGATGGCCGGGTGGTCCTCCAGGATGATCGGGGAGGACAGGACCACGTCGGCGCGGCCCGGTTCGCCCGCGAGCACCGGCCAGGTGTGGCGGTTCTCGCAGGCGGCCACCGCCTGC
Protein-coding sequences here:
- a CDS encoding hydrogenase maturation protease, whose translation is MNERVLIAGIGNVFLGDDGFGVETVRALAEHPLPDGVEVVDFGVRGVHLAYQLLDGYDTLLLVDATARGGEPGTLYLIEADDGAGAGPAGAPAPPPVLDGHHMSPDAVLALLDTLCAGTGATPPRRTLVLGCEPAGTEEGIGLSAPVAAAVPEAVRTALDLIHGRTHDETDRPGRELRRTP
- the hypB gene encoding hydrogenase nickel incorporation protein HypB; amino-acid sequence: MCRMVDLRQAVLAKNDATAQVLRTELTARGTTVVNLLSSPGSGKTALLERELLLARERGVPVAALTADLATENDALRLARSGVPVKQVLTDGLCHLEAAMLGRHLDGWLPEDTRLLFVENVGNLVCPAGYDLGESLRVVLASVTEGEDKPLKYPTAFGLAQLVVVTKTDIARAVEFDEAAFRANVEQVNPGVEVVLTSARAGAGLGVLLDRALAAGAGTGTHTPVMARQQQAHEHGHGNEHGHGHEHGYVQGHAHEPGHDHDHEHDADLDHEHEHDHDADLDHEHEHDHDADHDHDHDHGHGHDHDHPHVHTVAQTR
- a CDS encoding hydrogenase maturation nickel metallochaperone HypA/HybF → MHEMSIAMAVVGQVEEAARSGGAQAVTSVRLRVGELAGVVPDALAFCFELACAGTVLEGAELVTEPVTARARCGSCPGTWAVGMPPELCCPGCGRATEVELLSGRELEILSVHWEDGSAGAPTREPISEEA
- the hypF gene encoding carbamoyltransferase HypF, coding for MEAVQRRRVTVRGVVQGVGFRPYVYTRATGLGLAGHVTNTPEGVVAEVEGAPAAVSRFCERLAADAPPLAVVDAVEHREVPVAGGTGFTIIASRTGGPARTLVSPDVATCTDCLAELADPADRRHRHPFITCTHCGPRFTIVTGLPYDRTHTTMAPFPMCPDCAREYGDPADRRFHAQPVACPSCGPRLRLLTGRPPRERAGADPVAGARRLLVAGAILAVKGLGGYHLACDATDAGAVAELRRRKARGDKPFALMACDLADVERFAHIGPEERALLTGGVRPIVLLRRRAGAGGPDGVAPGAPDLGVMLPYTPVHHLLLGLPGDPPGPRLLVMTSGNLAGEPIVTDDDEALERLADLADGWLTHDRPIHVPCDDSVVRVCDGETLTVRRSRGYAPLPLTLPVPVPASLAAGGDLKNTFCLGEGRRAWLSAHIGDMDDLATQYALEGAERQLESITGVAPVLLAADRHPGYRSTRWAERAAGTRPLVRVQHHHAHIASALAEHGRGAGRPVIGVAFDGTGYGDDGAVWGGEVLLADYAGFTRFAHLAYVPLPGGDAAVHRPYRMALSHLRAAGIDRTPDLPCTAACPPEEFAVLERQLERGLNCVPTSSMGRLFDAVSSLAGICHLAGYEAQAAIELEGAALGAGGADPGPGYAFGLHEAPGPDGGPVTADPAPVLAAVVADVRAGTDPALIAARFHTGVAALVATLCALARERHGLDTVALTGGVFANTLLSSACARRLGSAGFTVLRHGRVPPNDGGLALGQLMVAAAHHTP
- a CDS encoding DUF6893 family small protein, which codes for MKKVFVVGAAAAAATAVLLQILPDLRRYLRMRRM